The following coding sequences lie in one Zingiber officinale cultivar Zhangliang chromosome 2B, Zo_v1.1, whole genome shotgun sequence genomic window:
- the LOC122049393 gene encoding uncharacterized protein LOC122049393: MLLVWAAASGSLQDGSSSTARPVAAGAVAAGQALPPPSPCAMRSPSTWHSLETLAVVLALITMAAVIAGVFARACAGRGRGGERDVGGWVERKCSSCLGLPPPPSK, encoded by the coding sequence ATGTTGTTGGTGTGGGCGGCGGCATCGGGCAGTTTGCAGGACGGTTCCTCCTCCACGGCGAGGCCGGTGGCGGCCGGTGCGGTGGCGGCAGGTCAGGCTCTGCCCCCGCCATCGCCATGCGCGATGAGGTCGCCGTCGACTTGGCACTCCTTGGAGACGCTGGCGGTGGTGCTGGCGCTGATCACGATGGCGGCGGTGATCGCCGGGGTGTTCGCCCGGGCGTGCGCCGGGCGAGGCAGGGGCGGTGAGCGCGACGTCGGGGGCTGGGTGGAGCGCAAGTGCAGCAGTTGCCTCGGCCTCCCTCCTCCGCCTTCCAAGTGA